Part of the Deferribacterota bacterium genome, AGCATGATTTACTACTAAAACTTCACTAGCAAGACATAGGCCTTGTCCATCCATTCTTGGCAATAGTTGCTGAGAGATAACACCCTCAATAACAAAAGACAACTGTACCCTAACTTGTTGTTGTTGGTGAGGCGGAAATACATCAATAACCCTGTTTATTGTACTTATTGCATCATTGGTATGCAATGTACCAAATGTTAAATGACCAGTTTCAGCAACCCTTAAGGCAGATTGAATAGTATCTAAATCCCTCAGCTCCCCTATTAAAACAACATCAGGATCTTGTCTTAATATATATTTTAAGGCTACATTAAAACTTCTTGTATCTGAGTTGACTTCTCTTTGATTAACAATAGCATTTTTATGCTTATATAAATATTCTATAGGATCTTCTACTGTTACAATATGAACCTTCTTTTCATTATTTATTTTATCAATCATTGCTGCTAACGTCGTTGACTTACCACTGCCCGTTGGACCTGTAACTAAAATTAAGCCCCTTGGTTTATCTGTAAAGGTCTTAACAACGGGGGGAAGACCTAAGGTATCTAGTTCTAATATCTCAAAGGGTATCCTTCGAAAAGCTCCTGCTACAGCACCTCTTTGGTAAAAAATATTAGATCTAAACCTACTAACACCTTCTATACCAAATGAAAGATCAAGTTCCCAATTCTCCTCTAACTTCTTCTTTTGAAAATCTGTTAATACACTATAACACAATCTCTTTGTATCATCAGGTGTTAATCTTTCT contains:
- a CDS encoding type IV pilus twitching motility protein PilT — translated: MYIMKELLEKMIEFNATDLHITAGTPPVYRIAGNLVHLEGERLTPDDTKRLCYSVLTDFQKKKLEENWELDLSFGIEGVSRFRSNIFYQRGAVAGAFRRIPFEILELDTLGLPPVVKTFTDKPRGLILVTGPTGSGKSTTLAAMIDKINNEKKVHIVTVEDPIEYLYKHKNAIVNQREVNSDTRSFNVALKYILRQDPDVVLIGELRDLDTIQSALRVAETGHLTFGTLHTNDAISTINRVIDVFPPHQQQQVRVQLSFVIEGVISQQLLPRMDGQGLCLASEVLVVNHAVRNLIRDSKAHQIYSLMQSGQREHGMTTMSQSLFNLYVKKYISEEVAIERAVYPDEVRTMINKVKVGINRRW